CAACATAAGCTTGCCTGTGTCAGTACCACATACAACTTCTTCCTCAGACAGCCAGGCATGGCACAAGTAGTTTTGTGGCTTTCCCTTTTGTAAATTCATCTGCTTCAAAGTTCCctcactgtatttaaaaagtttaaaaaagccATTTCCAGTGATACAAATACGTGCATTGTCTTGAGGACTAAAGCTCACCTatggaaaaaaggagagagaaattacTTCACATAGCTATGTTCACTTTCAGAacttataagaaaaaaaaaaaaaaagccaagttcTAGAAAGGTTCTAGatgcaggaaataaaatgagggaaaaaggCTTACAGAAACATACAGGAATacagaagaaagtaaaaaaatcctaactatatattttagttttcaCCCTTTCAGAACTGTGTATATCAATTTTACACCGTATTATGgatcctatgattctattaaGCTAAGAAGCCATTTGAATCACAATGTAATATGGAAGTTGTCTCTTCCCTTCAGAATCACacaacaaaggcaaaaatacaTCTTTACTACAGATTAGTAAGTTTTTCAGATAGCCAGCTACCTGAAAAGTGAGACCATCCATTTTTAAGGGTGAGGAAGAACTTAAGGGAAAGGCAAACCTTATTCATGCATTTTAGTTTGTAGAATTAGGTATGTATGGATGAAAACAGTGGAATAACCACCTCAGTACCCAAGGACAGCAGGGGTAGTTAGACCTGTTTTTTGTTCCTAATGGGACCTTAGACAGAGGTCATCTTAACACTTGTCTCTTCAGGAGCTGAGCTCTTGAAGCCAGTCACCCCACCTCTGCTTGCAGCTGTaccccagaaaaaaatagcagctaGGGTCCAATCAACCCACGTAATGAAAGCCTCTTACCTCCCTGCAAGAAAGATACTCAAACAGGGCAACCTAAGCAGGATGCAGAAACTGAGCGGCATCATCCTGCTCCCAGCCGCTCTTTCTGAGATACTCCTCTGATCTGGACATAGAATAGACTGCGGGAAGAAAAAGGTGCCCAACCACACCGAGAGCTCCCAAGATGTGTGTTAAGCCTACTTAGTGCAGCCACTGTATTTCATGAGTGTTTCTGCGGGGACACAATGGACACGTTGCACCTGCATTGGCCAACTATGCTGGCCACAGCCCATAGGTCTCCTGTGATGTAAGGACACGACAATGTCCGTAAGTCAAAGCAAAATCTCATTTAGCTgcgtgctgctgcagagaggggcCAATACGAGATCCCAAGAAAGGTGACAGAAACCGTGTAGAGTTTGCAGAgccccctcctctctcccttgGCCTGCACAGATGCCACAGGAAAACATCGGCTGCGCTTGTCCTTTGGGCCGGGCTCTTTTCGGGCACTGCCATCCCCGAGCAGCACGGTTTTAGGGCCACATTCAGCTGCCGGGCTGCCCATCGGAAGCCTCCCTCGGCAGCTGGCTGTCAGGGCGCTGTCCCGCCCGCGGTGCCGTTACCTGGCAGCCGCCGCCCGGGGCCTGCAGGCGCACGGTCGCCAGCAGCCGCCGCTTGTCCCACAGCcagaaggccagcagcacctcgGGGGGGCCGGTGGCGGCCGCCAGGCCCCGGCAGTCGGGGGAGAAGGCGAGGGACACGGGCGCCTCCCGCGCCGGGAGCTCGGCGGCCGTCAGCACCCTCCTCCTCCGCGGCGGCTGCCCCGCCACCAGCTCGTACACCGTCAGCACCGGCTCCTCCGCCGCCGTCTCGGACACGGCCAGGAACCGCCGGTCGGGGCTGACGGCCAGCGCCTGCACGCCCCGGCTCTTCTCGCGGCCTGCGGGGAGGAGAGCGGTCAGCACGGCGCGgcgggcaccggcaccggcaccgggcagGGGCACGGGGAGCGGGGCCACCTGGGAAGAAGGCCTGCTGCCCGTGCTCGGTGTGCAGCCGGGCGCAGCCCGTGCCGGCGGCGTGCAGCACCTCCCGCTCGCCCACGAAGCAGACGCCGCCGCCCACCCCCGGCCGGCAGCCGAAGACGGCGACGGGCTCCGCCACCGCGGCCGCCATGGCGCCGTCGGCCCGGCAACCGCGGCCCCGGCGGAAGGGGCGGCGGCGAGCGCGTGCCCGCAGGCGGCGGCGAGAAGATGGCGCCGCTGGGGGAGCTGAGCGAGGGCTTCTCGGACTCCGGCTCGGAGGATTCCTCCCTCTCGGACTCGGAGGTGAGCCCGGAGCCGGCCCCGCGGGGCGGcctggccccggccccgctcccggccccgctcctgACCCTGTTCCCGTTCTCTCCGCAGCTCCAGGAGGCCTTCGCCAAGGGCGCGCTGAAGCCGGGGCTCAACGTGGTGCTGGAGGCGCGGCCGAAGAAGCCCAACGATGTGGTGAGCGTGTTGGCCGGAGAGCCGGTCAAAGAAGCTTTCAGGCTGGATTTGGGGTTTTAGGAATCAGGCGTGCTGTAATTGCGGTGCCAGACACCCAGGGGATCTCTCCACCATGTGTGCGTGCCGAATTGGCCAGGCTACCGGGGTTGTTTACTATCAAAATCGatttaaaaaagcaagataACCAACATATCCCCACTATTTCCTGAAACCCGTTAAAGTATCCAAGTATCCCTGACACATGATCATTTGTTTCTGCTGGTGGTGGTCTTTGGGGCTCTCCCGATGTTTGCTGATAGGTACCTTAGACACATGCGCTGAGCTCAGTCACTGACATGTCCCAGCACGCGTCCATGCCATGGGCTCCTCACCTCGTCTTTTCAGACACATCCTTTAAGGCTGGGTCCTCCTTTACACTTAAATTTCTAAGCTTCTATTTAAGCATGGTAAAGGTCTGGCCTACCTGTTCATAAGACATCTCAAATTGGGCCCTATAATTCTATCAGGGAGAGAACCATACATCCTGCTGACTTGGTATCAAATGGGGCTGCGGGGTGGGCAGCTCCCAGTGGGGCTGGGGTCATGCTGGAGCCAGAGCCCTCTGGGGTGGGGTAGGAGCCAGGGAAGGAGATGTGGGTGGTCTGCATTGGTCTGGTAAATTGGGGGATAACCAAACTGCTACTGAGGAGCAGTCCATTTTGTGACCTGGATATTCGTTTGTGGTGAGCTTGAATTGTAGTTTTTGTGTCTTGTTGCTCAGAGCTGTGTTTCCTTTTCACAGGAAGGTTTGAAGCAGTGCCTGGCTGAATTCAGGCAGCAGCTAGCTTGGGTGGAAAGGCTGGACGTGACTTTGGGTCAGGTTACAAACGTTGTGGAATCTGTCTCACAGAATACTACTGACAAAGATGCTGTGGACCCTGAGAATGATTTTCAGAGAGAGATGAGCTTGTAAGTataaaaaagagattttttttaggGTCAGCATGCTTATACATGATATGCACTTCATACAGTGTATAAAACTGTAGCTGGAAACTAGGTAAATGTCTGTGCGGAAGATGTCCGCATTAATATTGTACTAGAACCTAAATTGCTTTTAGGAGCACTAAATGCTGTAGGGTATGAATGTTGATATAATTCTAGATTAATTTTTGTTAGATCCCAGTATCAGCTAGCTTATGTGATGAGAGCTTAGATCAGCACCGCGTGATGCTTGGTACCCTctgacagagctgctgttgtgctgtCTCCATAGCTACCGCCAGGCTCAGGCAGCAGTCCTGGAAGCCCTCCCTAGGCTGCGGAAACTCAAAGTTCCTACTAGAAGGCCAGATGATTACTTTGCAGAGATGGCCAAATCAGACCAACAGATGCAGAAGGTATGTGCAgtgaaaaatagctttttttcctgtgctgtgtgtgGATTTTAGCCTACTTTATGTATTAACTGTGTGGTTTGTCAATAGTTAACCTTCACCTCTTTGACAAAGATCTGTGACAATGTTCAagtctggtatttttttttaatggtaggAAATGTCTTCCTGCTTAGGTATTTCTGTGCAATGTAGGGGTTTCCATAACAGGCTGGAATGTAGAGTAGAAGAGTGTGATTTATATTCTGTCCTGAatgtaattaatattaaaaatggagATTTCTTCTCCATATATGTGACAGCGGTCGTGAAGttggctgtgtttgtgctgtCTGTCCTAAAACTTGCAGTGAACAGGGGCATTAATGTGATCCTTTTTCCAAATTTAAGTGTCACCCTTCATTTATACTCGGCATATTTTGTCTCTGATTTTAAACTGTGTGGTATTGAATTAAACTGTCATGGATAGTAAGTCAGATTTGTGTTGGAAATGATGGTTTTATAAAGTTGCTTGTTGATTGTGGTCTTTGTTCAAAATGGAGCCCTCATTCTTGGAAGAATCTACATAATATAAGTGAAACATGAGCTGGAGTTCATATGTGGTCATTGTTCTGATGCTGATAGGATCTTCTTAGAGAAGATAATCATTAATAGTTTGTGCTGAGGTTTAACTCCACTCTACACATTAGGGTTACTTTCTTTTGCTGGCTGCTGTTTGAAGAACAGAGGCTTTTATCTCCTACTGCAGTGACAGCCTCAGAAGATCTGTGTTGGAATCTTTGTAATCCCTTGTAAAAGAAATTCCTTAGAGAAATGTTTGTGTACAAGGAATGAAtagaaaatcagttttctgtTGCATGAAAGGATTTTTGACTCTTCtgtagagctttttttttttttttaaataatggcaAGAAAGAAACTATCAAGTCTTCTCTATGCACCCAAGTATATTGACAGTATGTGACAAGATACCCTTGTTTTGCTATTCCAGTAGAGCCCATTTGTATCAGcatttgttttgtctgtgtgaATTTTGTCTTCTGAATAAGGTTTTGGCTACagatcaggatttttttttgtagtaacTCCCAGCCTTGAATTGAAAGTAAGTTATGTCTTATAATCAGTGCATAtaccagagaaaaataatactgtatCAAAGAGGTAGCCAGTGAGTAACTTTGGAGATAAATTACATACTGTCTGACTGAGAGGTATTTTGGTATTTGGTGATGTTCACATGATTATTGATTTCAGGACTGCACAGCATTACTTTTGCATTACTgatcagttttgtttgtttgtttattttcccccagATTCGTCAGAAGCTTAAGAGCAAACAGGAAGCAatggagaagtctgaaaaagcaaaacagctccGCGCAATgagaaaatatggaaagaagGTGAGGAGGAGCTTAGAAAGTGAGGTCCCAGGAGGCAGGCTAAAACATATGGAATCTCTCTAGACAGTCTTTTGTATAGATACTTTGACAGgagacaaagcaaaacatgggatacctttaaaaaataaaagtataggGCACTAGAAGAAACAACACTAACATTTTGTCTTCTAACGTTCTCAGGTACAAATAGAAATTCTCCAGAGGAggcaaaaggagaagaaaaatatgttgaaCGCAGTCAAGAAATACCAGAAAGGTACAGTTAACTTGTCTAAGGGAGTAAATGTGTAATGGAAATAGTGTAAATGCATGAGGAATGTATGGTACTGTGATGTGTGGTGTCAACCTCTACTGCTGGGGAGTTAGCTTGAAAGGCTGCTTCTGCATGGAATCGTATGCCTGTGGCAGTGAAAATCCTTCCAAGTAGCTGGTCTTCAGTGAGGGTGACTTGTTGCTATTGCTTGGACTGAAAACTCATCTTCTGTGATGGTAGCTGAGCATTTGCCTTTGCTCTTGCAGGTCTCTCTGACAAGCTGGATTTTCTAGATGAAGAGCAGACTTCATCTAAGGGGAATAAAAAAGGTGGTGCAAATCAACGGACAAAGAAAGGGTGAgatcaaaaaagaaagatatttaacgtcagaatcttttttttttttttcatttgcgAGGCAAGAAAGCTGTTTGAATTAATATTGGTGAAAAGTATGTCCAGGTGTTTTTCTGTCCTTAGAGGTAACTGTGGCCCAATAGAGTGGAGGCTGAAAGGTGCTAATTTCTGCCTCTTCAATAAGAGGAAAGGTTTACAATGGCTGTTGGAGTCCCTCGGCAGATACATGTACTTCCTTCTCAGGTACTTCCTAAGGCAAGGTTTCTAAGCAGTGATGTTGCTGGATTGTTTTTCAGACCAAATGCCAAAAGACGATACAAAAATCAGAAGTTTGGTTTTGGTGGGAAGAAAAAGGGCTCAAAGTGGAACACAAAGGACAGCTTTAACGATGTATCCAGCTTCAAGTCAAAAGTCGCTCACAATAAAGGcccaggaaaaggaggaaaaaaagccatcaaTGTAAGTACGATGTTGTGTGCAAGTGATCCTTTTTTGTTAGGAAGCCAGCCGTTGCCTTGGAGGGAGACCTGAGATCAGTGTCTCCAGCATCTGGAAGTAACAATTCAGTTGCAGACAGGACTGACGGTGGTGGTTTAGTGTCTGAGCAGGGAAATAAGTGGGGAATTAGCATGTATTGTTTGTTGCTGCCTGTGTCCCCAAACCTTCTTCACCCAAGGTACTGCCACACAATTTCTCTTTAGTATCTTCCTCACGCTATAGAGCTAGAATGAAGTTAAGAcgtcaaaataaaaatctgaatttatcCTCTTTTTGCAGAAGAGACCTGGCAAGAGAGCACGGCAGAAAATGAAGAGCCGAGCACGCTAAGAGGATTGTGCTTCCCAGTGGGGCTCTTTCGTCTCTGTGTGTTGGAAGGTGGTTCTGGTGTTTCCAGGCAGCTAACTATGGAGCAAGCTGGATGCTTCCAAGTGGCAAGAAAAAAGTCAGTGGAAACTAGTGCCTTATCACTAATTTCTTAGTGTCTGTTCTGCTGAATGATTGCTTGCTACGTAAACCTTTGGTGTGTGAACGTATTAAATAGTTTACACCGAACTCCTATGTCTAATTCATATTTAGTTGTTGTGAATGGCAGCTGAAATCTGCTGTGTTCCCCTCATCCTGACAGCTTTTTCAACAGCTGCTGTTGATACGTACTTTGTGAACTTGAATTCTGGGTCAAGTTGCTCATGTCAAAATGAGAAGTCTGAAGCCTGTCAAGAAGTTGAAGGGTTTTCTTAAACTACTTGTGTAGATGGTTTTGGAAACAGCAGCAAGACAAATGCAGAAGTCTTATTAATAGATTTATTTCTATAACTATTGTTAGGCTGCAAATCTGGACAGATGGattctctcctccattttcttGCAGTCTTCTGGTGCCAGAAATCTACCACATTCACTTAATAACAAACAGAGTCTAATACATTATACGTCATTAACTGCCTCAGTCTATGTTGTGTGACTTTGCCATTCTCCTGCTGCAACTTCTCATTCTGCTCCTTCAAGGTGCCACACGGCAGCTGCCTAGTTTAGTGATCTCTGTTTTCCGTCGTGGGAAGTAGAGTCTGCGATCAGTGCGGTCTATGTCAATCTGGAAAACAATTATAGGCTGAAGAGTCATGTGCCTTTCTGGAATGAGTAGTAGTCCCTCCTGAGAAGAGTGATATGCTAAAAAATGCTAATGAGTAAAGTACCACTTAGTATATACTGTTCACTATTTCAGTACAGTAGAACCTGGTGAAAAAGgagaattttgtttttgaaacagtACCAGGAATCCTGGCTAAATAAACTCACTTCCCACCACTTATGCAAAGAGCTGAATCCTTAAGCACTCTACTCACCAAAGGAGTTGTGTTCCAGCCTATTTCCTGGCTTTCAGTTTGTGGCTCTGAATATTTCTTTGTTGGCTCCAGGGCAGCATGGTGAATAACATTCAGAAACTTTTCTGTTGGTTTAAGAGACACAAATACAAAGGAAAGGGAGGTAGTATGTTTAAAACCtaacaaaatacaaatcagGCGTGGGGCTGTACGCCAGAGGGGGATGTCTCAACCCCATCCAAACACCAGCAAGGCAGCCAGGGTGGGAGGCAGGTGGTTGTCAGAGCTTCCTTACCATCTGCAGGCTCTTCTATGTTGTCGTGCCACGACATAGGCTTCTTGGTGACCGTgtgaactgaaaaagaaattaagaaattaacgaaaagaaaaagaaatgaatggcTTTAATGCGCGTTTAGCATCACAACCCGGTATCTATCCCTGCAGATGTTCCATTTATGGGCCCGGCCGCCTCACCGCGTCGGAGCGGGTTGAGGCCGTACTGGGTGAGCAGCCGCAGGCCCCGCAGCTCCTTGCGCACGCGCTCTCCCAGCAGCCGGTCCAGCTGCACCGCGTCCGGCGGCTCCCTCGCCCCGCCGCGGGCCGCCATGGCTCTGGCTCCGCGCGGCGTCCCGCCGCCTAGCAACGCGTGACGCAacgcggggccgccccccgcccgcctccTATTGGCCGCCGAGTTAAAGCCCCCGGCGCTGATTGGCGGCGGCGCCACGCGGCCGGTTTGAACGGGGTCGGTAGTGGCGagatggcggcggcggagcTGCGGGGCACCGTGGCCGTGGAGGAGCCGCTGCCgggcggggcggccccgcggcgccgCGTGGTGCGGGGCgcgctggtgctgctgggccGCAACGAGCTGCGGCAGCCGGTGCTGCGGGTGCTCGGCGGTACCGGCACCGGCACGGCGCTGAGCTTCCCGCTGAGCGGCGACGCCGTGCGGCTCTTCACCCGCTTCGCCGGCGAGGGGCGGGCGGCGGTGCGGCTCGGCCCGGGCGgcgcccagctgctgctgtccgACTGCCCGCCCGACGCCCTGCGCCGCTTCCTGCGCCTGCTGCGGCACAAGCTggccgccgggccccggggcgccccgcgctgcccccgccTGCtggcccgcccgccgcccgccttCGCCATCATCAGCCCGCTGCGGGAGCGGGACGCGCtgcgcagcccccgggggggtgcCGCTGAGGAGCCGGGGCAGCGCCCGGCGGAGGTGAGGCCccggggtgggatggggtggggtgggacgGGGCGGTCCCGGTGAGCCGCCGCCGCCTTCACACGGTGCTGCCGTCCCGCAGGTGCCCCGAGCGCAGCGGCGGCCCCCGGCGAGGCTGTCGGCGGAGCAGGAGGCGGTGCTGGGCGCGGTGCGCAGCGGGCAGGGCGTCTTCTTCACCGGCTGCGCGGGTGAGCGATGGGGGGGGGCCGTCCCCGGGGGCAGCCTCGGCCCCgagccgctgctgccgccgctTCCCGCACCCCTGCGGTGCCGGCCCTGCTCCGGGAGCCAGCGCAGCCCtcggggggagcagggggtgaAAGGGGTTTGCTCTGCATAGGGACCGGGAAGTCGTTCCTGCTGAAGAAGATCGTGGGTTCCCTCCCTCCCAACAGCACCTATGCCACGGCCAGCACCGGGGTGGCAGCTTGCCACATCGGCGGCACGACGCTGCACGCCTTTGCAGGTAATGGTCGGCCAAGCAGCAAGGAGCTGAGGGCTCCCGCTCCCTTCCCAGGGAGTTCAGAGCTTCCCCaagcttgctttcttctcccCTGCCAGGGATCGGCTCCGGGAAGGCACCGCTAGAGCAGTGCATCCAGCTGGCAGAGAGACCTGGCGTGCGCCAGCACTGGCTGGCCTGCCAGCACTTAATTATTGATGAGATCTCAATGGTGGATGGCAACTTCTTTGACAAGCTTGAGGCGGTAGCAAGGTGAGTGATTGTCAGGCCAAACAACTAACAAAAGTGAGTTTTCCTACACTTTCTGGTTGCTCCTTTTATGAAAGGAAAGCCTGATATCATAACCAGCATTAGGACAGACCTTTAGCTTGAGATAAGTTTTGATTGTGTCCACATCTTCCCAGCTGTGGCTGTTCTGGTTGCAGTTTCCATCTCCAGAGAGATATGCTGTCTATAGAGAGCTGAGTCTAGAACACAGCTGTCTATTTATTCTGCTCCTAGGAGTTATTTCTTGTTTCCTGGACCGAGCTTGCTGTGTTTATCCCAAGTCCAAACTGGATTTCAGCTTAGGGACCCAGAACTTTCTGACTCCATGTCACAGTGCAGGAGCTTTACTGTGAACCAATAAACTCATCTTGATACTGAACactgaggagcaggaggcagctgtaGTATAACAGCTACTGAAGAAGCAAGACTGGCAATGACATTTTGGGTGGATaggcagagaaaaatgaatgtacTGCAATAACATTGCTTAATTATTTCAACTTTTCTGACACGGCCAAGGATAACCATATTTTAATGTGGTTGTTTGAACATACTGACAGAGAAGtaatttcagagaagaaacTTTTAAGACTTGACTATGGTCATGTCCTGGAAGGCGTTCAgaacttctctttctttcctttcagagcAGTGAGGAAACGGGATGAGCCTTTTGGAGGAATTCAGCTGATCATCTGTGGGGACTTCTTGCAGCTACCCCCAGTGTGCAAGGCTAATGAAGAAATCAAGTTCTGCTTCCAGGTAGAAAGCTGTCTGTAAGCTCACCCTCATACTTTGTCCTTCCTTTCTTAACAAGAAAATGATTTGCCAGGCAAAAAGCTGGAGGAAATGCATCCACATAAACATGGAGCTCACTGAAGTGCGGAGACAGACCGATAAGACGTTTATCTCACTCCTGAGTGCAGTCCGTTTAGGCAGGTGAGGAGAAACTCAGCTCTTTCTGTTCCCTGCCAatggagcagagggaagagcCATTTGTCACCTCTTCCTCATGTTCTCTCAGGGGTGTGTGGCTGGGGGCAATAGCTATGAATGCGTTATTTAAAGTAAGGCAGTTTACTGTATGCTGCTATGGTAAGGAAGGACCATTTCTAGGGTTCCTCTTTGCAACTTTTGCTAGGGAATGCAATAGGTATCAAGCTGCCACTGGCTGGGAACGGACTGGGGCACACACTTGTGTGGCTCTCCAACTTTGTGTAGTTACCTCTTTCCACCCTTCTTGCTAGAAGCTTGGGCTTGCAAAGCCTGATGTAGTTATGTGGGAGTTGCTGTTGCTCAAGATGTGTTCCTGATCACCTTTTTTTGGATCCCCAGGTGCACAGAGGAGGTTACCAGTCTGCTGATGCAGACAGCTACTAACAGGTCTGAGCGTGATGGGATCCTGGCTACACGGCTCTGCACTCACAAAGATGATGTAGAACTAACTAATAAGAAACGCTTGCAACAGCTATCAGGTGAGCTTTGTGCAGGAAGCTGCTGGCTTCAGGGTTGAGCTCTAAGGGGATGCAATGGGGATATTGCAGTAACAGGAGGAATCGGTGTTCTGTCACGCACAGCAGTGCTAGTCTGAGATGTGCGTGTAGGAGTTGAGCTGCCTGGAGAGAAATTTcacaaatttcttttaaatccaCCTTGTTACTTCTTAGTGTGCAACAGACAGTGAACCCATTGCTTGCAATGGGATAGGGTGGGTCACTAGCGTCTCCACacctctgcttcttccttctgtAGCATCTCAGGCCATGGTCTAACCAGTGCTGCTTGAGTTATCAGGCTATTTAATTTTTGCCTCTTTGTCAGGCCCAAGGATTCCTCCTTAGTCCTCTTTAGAGATCTGGTGTTGGCAGCAAGTGAAACTGGTCCTATGCTCAAAATAGCAACTGATCAATTCCAGTTTAATTGCTGGTCTTCAATTCCTGAGCTTTCTCGTGCTCTGGGAGgtgtgctgggaggagaggtACCAATGAGCTTTTCACTGTTGGGTGTGTAACAGAGCTTGTGTGAAAGTGTCAGACCAGCAGGGGAGGATGGATATTAAAAGAGGAATCGCTGTAAGAAATAAAAGCCGAGCCTCCTGCAAACACCACATAGCTTATGTCCAGTGGCTGTAATTTGtgacttctttctttccttaacaGGAGAAGTGCACACTTTTGAGGCTTTGGACAGTGACCCAATGCTCGTGAAGTTAATTGATGCTCAGTGTCCTGTGGGTAGTAAAATTGCGTTAAAGGTTGGAGCTC
The sequence above is drawn from the Anas acuta chromosome 8, bAnaAcu1.1, whole genome shotgun sequence genome and encodes:
- the EBNA1BP2 gene encoding probable rRNA-processing protein EBP2; the encoded protein is MAPLGELSEGFSDSGSEDSSLSDSELQEAFAKGALKPGLNVVLEARPKKPNDVEGLKQCLAEFRQQLAWVERLDVTLGQVTNVVESVSQNTTDKDAVDPENDFQREMSFYRQAQAAVLEALPRLRKLKVPTRRPDDYFAEMAKSDQQMQKIRQKLKSKQEAMEKSEKAKQLRAMRKYGKKVQIEILQRRQKEKKNMLNAVKKYQKGLSDKLDFLDEEQTSSKGNKKGGANQRTKKGPNAKRRYKNQKFGFGGKKKGSKWNTKDSFNDVSSFKSKVAHNKGPGKGGKKAINKRPGKRARQKMKSRAR
- the CFAP144 gene encoding cilia- and flagella-associated protein 144, whose amino-acid sequence is MAARGGAREPPDAVQLDRLLGERVRKELRGLRLLTQYGLNPLRRVHTVTKKPMSWHDNIEEPADEKFLNVIHHAALEPTKKYSEPQTESQEIGWNTTPLIDIDRTDRRLYFPRRKTEITKLGSCRVAP
- the PIF1 gene encoding ATP-dependent DNA helicase PIF1 → MAAAELRGTVAVEEPLPGGAAPRRRVVRGALVLLGRNELRQPVLRVLGGTGTGTALSFPLSGDAVRLFTRFAGEGRAAVRLGPGGAQLLLSDCPPDALRRFLRLLRHKLAAGPRGAPRCPRLLARPPPAFAIISPLRERDALRSPRGGAAEEPGQRPAEVPRAQRRPPARLSAEQEAVLGAVRSGQGVFFTGCAGTGKSFLLKKIVGSLPPNSTYATASTGVAACHIGGTTLHAFAGIGSGKAPLEQCIQLAERPGVRQHWLACQHLIIDEISMVDGNFFDKLEAVARAVRKRDEPFGGIQLIICGDFLQLPPVCKANEEIKFCFQAKSWRKCIHINMELTEVRRQTDKTFISLLSAVRLGRCTEEVTSLLMQTATNRSERDGILATRLCTHKDDVELTNKKRLQQLSGEVHTFEALDSDPMLVKLIDAQCPVGSKIALKVGAQVMLAKNLDVSQGLVNGARGVVVGFESDQKGLPKVRFLCGVTQIIKIERWVFKGPSGVHLSRQQLPLKLAWAISIHKSQGMSLDCVEISLSRVFESGQAYVALSRARSLAGLRVLDFDPKVVRADPSVLQFYRQLRRHHLLTQDSLHTRLDADEKENWKSS